The DNA window TTTGCTACTCACACTGATTTGGGCCGGGGTCCTGCTGGTGCTGACTTTTCCATCAGTCTACGGCTTGGGAACGGCACCGGGGCGGGTGATGAACCTGACATACTTGGTATTTTTGTTCGGCTGGTTTTTAGTGCTGGCCGCGTGGGTTAGCTACCTGATGCGCAGTCAGGGCGCAGTTGGGCGCTGGCTGAATGCCGGTGCGCCATTACCGACGCTGGCGCAGGGCATCGCGGGATTATGGCTGATCGGTAGCATTGTCGTGAGCCCGACGCTCCGACTTCAGTACGGCGACTTAGTCAGTGGTAATGCCGCTACCTACGATCAGGAGATGACCCAGCGGCACGAGCAGCTTCAGCAATCGGGCGATACGCTTTCGCTTGCTCCGATCAGCGTGTATCCGGCAACGTTGGTCGTTGAGGACATAAAAACGGATGGTCAGCACTGGTGGAACCGGTGTCAGGCTGGGTATTATCACCACAAGACCGTCCTGCTGACGGGGAAATGAAAAGGTTTACGGCATTCGGTTTGCGGTAGTCGTGAGCCACCCCATGACCGTATACTGAACACCGTAAACTGAATACCAACACTATGTCCAGCGTCTGTGTCATTATACCGTGTTACAACGAAGCGGGCCGGTTGCCAGTCGACGCGTTTCGGACGTATCTGAAGCAGACGACAGCAGTACGGTTTTGTTTCGTCGACGACGGAAGCACCGATCAGACCCGCACGGTCCTGGAACAATTGCAGGCTGAGCAGCCCAGCCGCGTCGAAGCGCTGATTCTGCCGCAGAACCGGGGCAAGGCCGGGGCCGTCCGGGCAGGTATGTTGCACGTCGCGCAGCAACCGGTCGATTACGTTGGCTTTCTGGACGCTGACCTGGCTACGCCACTCGACGCCATTGACGACCTGATCGAAACACTCGACCGGCAACCCGAACTTGATCTGGTAATGGGGTCGCGGATCAAGTTTCTGGGGGTCGACATTCGCCGTAAACTATTCCGGCATTATACCGGCCGGATTGTTGCTACGTTCATCAGTAACATTCTCAAACTGCCCGTTTACGACACCCAATGCGGAGCCAAACTGTTTCGGCGTCGCGCGGTAGAGTCGCTGTTCAGGCAGGAGTTTATCAGCCCCTGGTTGTTCGATGTGGAGTTGCTGGCCCGGATGATTCAGCAGCATGGCCGCGCCGAAGTGATAAAACGCGTTGTCGAACGGCCGCTACGACAGTGGGTTGAGCAAAGTGATTCACGTATCTCCTCAACCTATATGTTTAAAATGTGGTACGAACTGTACCGGATTCAACGAACCTACCGAGACGTATGAGTCGACTTTACCGCCTGCTGGCCCTACGCCCGCTGACGTTAGCCCTGTTGCTGTTACCTATCGGGGCCTTTTTTGTTTATTTCTTCGCGCTACGCTATAACATCCCGTGGTTCGACGAGTACGAAAACATCCCGTATTTCCTCGACCGGTTCCTGAACGCCAATTCGTTTACCGAACGGATGGCGGCCCTGCTCCGACCCAACAATGAGCACCGGGTTCTGTATGCCAGGCTGGTTGTGCTGGCGCAATACGTACTGACGGGCGGACTGAATTTTGGTGGACTGATGCTTTGGGGCAATCTGGGGCTGGTGCTGATTTTCTGGTTACTCTACAACGCCTTGCGCCGGGCTAACGACCCATCGGCCGATGCGCTGACGCCCCGACCGCTGGGCAACAAAGCCCTGATCGGTATGTTGCCGGTGCCGCTGTTGCTATTCACGGCACAGAACTATCTACTCACCTTTACCGCCATCTACACACTTCAGTATCTGGCGATTATCGTACTGGTTGTACTGACGTTCTTCGTGCTGGCGACTGATCGGCCCCTGAATTTTGGGCTGGCGCTGGCGTTGGGGTTGCTGAGTACGTTCAGTATGGGCAACGGACTGCTGTTGTGGCCCGCTGGCGCGGTGATGCTGCTGGTACAGCGTCGGTGGGTGCCGCTGGCCGTCTGGGTAGTAGTTGGTGGCGTAGGGGGTTATCTGTATTTTCTGGGCTATCCGGTTCAGCAGGGTAACGCCAATGGCTTTGCTTACGTGCTTGAGCATCCGGGGCAGACGCTGGCGGGATTCCTTATTTTCGCGGGTAGTGTATTCGACCTGTTCCCAATCCTGACCATCGAGCCACGTTCGTACCTGCCGTTTGTCATGGGGCTGGTGCTGATCGCGGGGCTGGGCTATTGGCTGCTGAAAACTGTGTTTCGGTTGTCGAAAAACACGTCGTACTTCGATGTATTTGTGCTGGGGTGCGCGTTGTTCGTGCTGGCCAACATCGGGCTGATTGCGGTGTTTCGCATTCGGTTTTACTTCGGCATGGTGCTGCACAGTTCCTACCGGACGTACTCACTGGTGTTGTGGTCGCTGGCCGTTGTGCTGTTGTTCAGCCAGCTTCATGAATCGCTGCGGGTTCGGTTCTGGCCGGGCATCTGGATGCTGTTTCTTGGGGTCAGCATACTAACCTACGGCACGTATGTACCCGAAGCCATCGAACGTCGGAAACATATGCAGGCCATGACGTTCAATCAACGCTACGACGACATCGGCCTCGGCGGCACGCGCAACACATACCTGGCCCGGTACATTTCGAAGCTGACGAAATTGATGCACGACCGGCGCTGGTATGACCTACCCGACCCGACGATTACCCCTGACGAAAAACGGTTGCTCGGCCCGGCGGATCGGCCCGTTCCAACGGAACCGCTTCAAGTCATCCAACGGCCTGATTATATCGTTGTCAATAACTATGATGCCAACTATGAAATTGGGATCAACATGGCCACGTACCTGGTGCTAAAGTCAGATAAACATACGTATCTGGTTTTGGCCGCCCGGATACGGCCGCAGGAATACCGGTTTTGGCGGGTGCTGCCCGGCTTCACGGCGGCTATGCCGAGAGATATTATGCAGCCGGGCCGGTATCGGATCGGTCTGTTCCGTACATACCTTGACCACACGCAGACCCAGTTTACGGATCGCTTCGTCGACGTGTCCTGATTGTACACATACGCGATGTTTCACGTCTTGCCATGTAACCCTTTACAGGACCTGTCTGCTAGTCAGCTGGCGGTTGGCATAACGGAACGCGTCCGAAAAACGGTTAGT is part of the Spirosoma rhododendri genome and encodes:
- a CDS encoding glycosyltransferase; the encoded protein is MSSVCVIIPCYNEAGRLPVDAFRTYLKQTTAVRFCFVDDGSTDQTRTVLEQLQAEQPSRVEALILPQNRGKAGAVRAGMLHVAQQPVDYVGFLDADLATPLDAIDDLIETLDRQPELDLVMGSRIKFLGVDIRRKLFRHYTGRIVATFISNILKLPVYDTQCGAKLFRRRAVESLFRQEFISPWLFDVELLARMIQQHGRAEVIKRVVERPLRQWVEQSDSRISSTYMFKMWYELYRIQRTYRDV